The following are from one region of the Alkalimarinus sediminis genome:
- a CDS encoding MlaD family protein, giving the protein MSQKVSARAIGLFTIGAIVSAVVGILLFGSGDWFKQQDRIEMVFSGSVKGLGVGSSITYRGVRIGEVESINISLYEGDNNINIRVVGVVVQQHSDNSLFKFGADRKEIFKALIKQGVRAQLVQENLVTGRLQIQLEFFEDKDGYAPPSQSGYIVVPTVPSEIEIFGETLSKLVEQFDGLPIKEISNNLAAVAEGMNNIVNSAEVKNSMRDLAGSLNHLNSLLSKLDNEKSEITGELLSATRAVKKMADSVAVAANNSQPILVGAASSLRKLDQLLAQSSKTLSTYENLVQPGSELSVTLIQTLQSFERASEQVRQLAETLQRNPESILTGKQR; this is encoded by the coding sequence ATGTCGCAGAAGGTGAGTGCACGAGCGATTGGACTATTTACCATTGGTGCTATTGTGAGTGCTGTAGTGGGTATATTGCTCTTTGGTTCGGGGGATTGGTTCAAGCAGCAAGACCGCATCGAAATGGTGTTTTCAGGTTCGGTTAAAGGGTTGGGGGTTGGCTCTTCGATCACCTATCGTGGTGTGCGCATTGGGGAGGTTGAGTCGATTAATATTAGCCTTTATGAAGGCGATAATAATATTAATATTCGAGTCGTAGGGGTAGTGGTTCAGCAGCACTCCGATAATAGCCTGTTTAAGTTTGGTGCTGATCGTAAAGAGATTTTTAAGGCTCTCATCAAGCAAGGGGTTAGAGCGCAGTTGGTGCAAGAAAACTTAGTGACAGGCAGATTACAGATTCAATTGGAGTTTTTTGAAGATAAAGACGGGTACGCACCGCCCAGTCAGTCTGGTTATATAGTTGTACCGACAGTACCCAGTGAAATAGAAATCTTTGGTGAAACGTTATCTAAACTAGTCGAGCAGTTTGACGGACTGCCCATTAAGGAAATATCTAACAATTTGGCGGCAGTTGCAGAAGGCATGAATAATATTGTGAACTCTGCAGAGGTTAAAAACTCTATGCGTGACCTTGCCGGTAGTCTGAACCATTTGAACAGCCTGCTGAGCAAACTGGATAATGAGAAGAGTGAAATTACCGGTGAGCTATTATCCGCAACTCGAGCCGTAAAAAAGATGGCAGATTCGGTGGCAGTTGCGGCGAATAACAGTCAACCGATATTGGTAGGCGCAGCGAGTTCTCTTAGGAAACTGGATCAATTGTTAGCGCAATCAAGTAAGACGTTATCGACTTATGAAAACCTGGTTCAGCCTGGTTCAGAGCTGAGTGTTACACTTATTCAAACGCTACAATCGTTCGAACGAGCATCAGAGCAAGTCCGACAATTGGCAGAAACACTGCAGCGTAACCCTGAGTCGATATTAACCGGTAAGCAGCGTTAG
- a CDS encoding ABC transporter permease, translating to MTEEVVTFHRHKKDTLRVLIKGDWSISFGLQNPENFLSHLTSEPETRHVVLDANQLGGWDSSLICYLVTLNALCKEQDIAVDVSGLPQGIIKLIALAEAVPEREGVAKRPMKQNPIDSVGVFVIEAFYQFTSFITFLGEALMAVGRLAKAKAVFRRQDLLIFLTDTGPSSLGIVTLISVLIGMILAFVGSVQLEKFGASIYVASLVGLAMAREMAPMMTAIIMAGRTGAAYAAQLGSMQVNEEIDALKTMGVSPVDYLVLPRLLALIVMMPLLTIYANMMGVFGGALVSILMLDLTWSMYLEQMMATVPLTHFFIGLVKSLIFGILVALSGCYMGMNSGRSASAVGQATTSAVVMGIVLIIVFDSLVTIVTTVFGI from the coding sequence GTGACAGAGGAAGTCGTCACTTTTCACCGCCATAAAAAAGATACACTTCGAGTGCTGATCAAAGGGGATTGGAGTATCTCCTTTGGCCTGCAAAACCCTGAAAACTTCTTATCACATCTTACCTCTGAGCCTGAAACCCGTCATGTCGTGTTGGATGCTAATCAGCTAGGCGGTTGGGATAGTTCTCTCATTTGTTATTTAGTAACACTTAACGCCCTCTGCAAAGAGCAAGATATAGCGGTTGATGTTTCAGGCTTGCCGCAAGGAATTATAAAGCTGATTGCATTAGCTGAAGCTGTACCAGAACGGGAAGGTGTTGCCAAACGGCCGATGAAACAGAACCCTATCGATAGTGTGGGGGTGTTTGTTATTGAGGCTTTTTATCAGTTTACCTCGTTTATTACGTTTTTAGGTGAAGCATTGATGGCAGTAGGTCGTTTGGCCAAAGCCAAAGCTGTTTTCAGGCGTCAGGATTTGCTGATTTTCTTAACCGACACTGGCCCTTCATCATTAGGTATCGTCACTCTTATCAGTGTGCTCATTGGTATGATTTTGGCCTTTGTAGGGTCGGTACAATTAGAGAAGTTTGGCGCTAGTATTTATGTTGCTAGCCTTGTTGGACTTGCTATGGCAAGAGAGATGGCGCCTATGATGACAGCGATTATTATGGCTGGAAGAACAGGCGCTGCTTATGCCGCTCAACTTGGCAGTATGCAGGTGAATGAGGAGATTGATGCGCTTAAAACAATGGGGGTTTCGCCTGTTGATTACCTGGTACTTCCTCGTTTGTTAGCGTTGATTGTGATGATGCCGCTACTTACGATATATGCCAATATGATGGGGGTATTTGGTGGTGCGCTAGTAAGTATTCTCATGCTTGATCTCACCTGGTCGATGTATCTTGAACAAATGATGGCAACAGTGCCCCTTACTCACTTCTTTATCGGGTTAGTAAAAAGTTTGATCTTTGGCATCTTAGTAGCACTGTCAGGTTGTTATATGGGGATGAACTCGGGGCGTAGCGCAAGTGCTGTAGGGCAGGCAACCACTAGTGCTGTGGTGATGGGAATAGTCTTGATCATTGTGTTTGACTCGCTAGTGACTATCGTCACAACTGTTTTTGGAATCTGA
- a CDS encoding OmpP1/FadL family transporter, translating into MSLSPRVLPRTLLWSSLSSILVAQNAIAVGFMINPTSNLTGIANAGSAVYDHSTAAISNNPAAMSLMSQKQIGGNFSLVVPDWSVNEQWDCAAEGNCAKSNVSPIAAIPTIGLIRPMDNDFTWGVGLGAIAGAGMDYGSNFKTRPIITENKLQVLELMNSISWRMDEQWTFGVGVGVLHGSFEQKQDLPSLNGNVGDDLSNAVEFAGLVSDRQCRDIIRPGDRLDCYRTAAEDAGIDPASTVANIDALRSYAGGATGTTVDLEGDDIGAEITLGTTFEFSPGHRLGLAYHYLTDFTFEGSATINGQLLSNETYQKQHTTLTWDMPERLIISGSHRVNNDLNLYWDFERVFFDSFKSTDLRIDGYHTIRIDRNFKDANRYAIGGEYGLNERTTLQLGFSYDESPVDDADRMADIPVDDIFKTAFGTIYQVNEQLDIHGYVSLEFLGDAQIEQLASISGTKIGNSVKMDSDAVLYVFGVSFGYKF; encoded by the coding sequence ATGTCTCTCTCTCCGCGCGTTTTGCCCAGAACACTATTATGGTCATCGCTTTCATCCATTTTAGTAGCCCAAAATGCGATAGCCGTTGGCTTTATGATAAACCCAACGTCAAACTTAACCGGCATTGCCAACGCAGGTTCTGCGGTGTACGACCATAGTACGGCAGCGATTAGTAACAACCCGGCTGCGATGTCGTTAATGAGTCAAAAGCAGATTGGCGGTAACTTTAGTCTTGTAGTTCCCGACTGGTCAGTGAATGAGCAATGGGATTGTGCCGCAGAAGGCAACTGTGCCAAGAGTAATGTTTCGCCCATAGCTGCTATTCCTACGATAGGTCTCATTAGGCCGATGGATAATGATTTTACCTGGGGGGTCGGGTTAGGTGCGATAGCGGGTGCCGGTATGGATTATGGCTCAAACTTTAAAACCAGACCCATTATTACCGAGAACAAACTTCAGGTGCTTGAATTGATGAACTCCATCTCATGGCGTATGGATGAACAGTGGACGTTTGGTGTCGGGGTGGGGGTATTACATGGTTCGTTTGAGCAGAAACAAGACCTGCCATCATTGAATGGTAATGTGGGTGATGACCTTAGTAATGCGGTTGAATTTGCCGGGTTAGTGTCTGATAGACAGTGCAGAGACATTATTAGGCCGGGAGATAGACTTGACTGTTATAGAACTGCGGCTGAAGATGCTGGAATTGACCCGGCATCAACGGTGGCAAACATTGATGCTTTGCGGAGTTATGCAGGTGGAGCAACAGGCACAACAGTTGACCTTGAAGGTGATGATATTGGTGCCGAAATTACGCTAGGTACTACCTTTGAGTTTTCTCCAGGGCATCGTCTTGGACTTGCTTACCACTACCTAACCGACTTCACCTTTGAGGGCAGTGCGACTATTAATGGTCAGCTATTATCCAATGAAACTTACCAAAAACAACATACAACCCTAACCTGGGATATGCCCGAACGATTGATTATCAGTGGTTCTCATAGAGTTAACAATGACCTCAATTTGTACTGGGATTTTGAGCGTGTTTTCTTTGACTCGTTTAAAAGTACAGACCTTCGTATCGATGGCTACCATACCATTAGAATTGATCGTAACTTTAAAGATGCTAACCGTTATGCCATTGGCGGAGAGTATGGGTTAAATGAAAGAACTACCCTGCAACTTGGCTTTAGTTATGATGAATCACCGGTAGATGATGCTGATAGAATGGCAGATATTCCAGTAGATGATATCTTCAAAACAGCATTCGGGACGATCTATCAAGTTAATGAGCAGCTAGATATTCATGGTTATGTCTCGTTAGAGTTTTTGGGTGATGCACAAATTGAGCAGTTGGCGAGTATTAGTGGTACAAAGATCGGTAACTCCGTTAAAATGGATTCAGACGCAGTGCTCTATGTCTTTGGTGTGAGTTTTGGTTATAAGTTTTAA
- a CDS encoding AEC family transporter: MSSFLDLLIFTSNVTLPIFIIVFLGWFLRRTDWLTDSFIHAGSKLVFTITLPALLFTKIIESDLSSVFDTRQVVYAMLATVVGFLCTWWLSGAMKMLPENRGVFVQGAFRGNMGIVGLALCMNMYGAEGLAVGSILLAFLTLLYNVLSVFALTLPFNEDQRFNWSSMATDMIKNPLIIAIMLALVLNLLQLTPPAVIMKSGEYFSNMTLPLALLCVGGSINLKTLKDSSRLALGATSLKLVGLPLLFTLGAYLAGFEGVALGTLFLMFASPTATASFVMAKAMRGNAELAATIIALSTVLSLLTVSTGIFLLRALGVA, from the coding sequence TTGTCTTCATTTTTAGATCTATTGATCTTCACCTCCAATGTGACCCTGCCTATTTTTATTATCGTTTTTTTGGGGTGGTTTTTACGACGTACCGATTGGTTAACGGACAGCTTTATTCATGCCGGTTCGAAGTTGGTTTTTACTATTACCCTGCCTGCGCTGTTGTTCACTAAAATTATTGAGTCTGACCTATCATCAGTATTTGATACCCGTCAGGTGGTTTATGCCATGCTGGCTACGGTAGTGGGCTTTTTGTGTACATGGTGGCTTAGCGGGGCAATGAAAATGTTGCCCGAGAATAGAGGTGTTTTTGTTCAGGGTGCCTTTAGGGGCAATATGGGGATCGTCGGGTTAGCGCTTTGCATGAATATGTATGGCGCAGAAGGGTTGGCTGTCGGCTCTATATTACTGGCATTTTTAACACTGCTGTATAACGTGTTGTCGGTCTTTGCGCTGACACTGCCATTTAACGAGGATCAGCGTTTTAACTGGTCATCTATGGCCACAGATATGATCAAAAACCCATTAATTATCGCGATTATGTTGGCGCTGGTTCTGAATCTGCTGCAACTGACCCCGCCAGCGGTCATTATGAAAAGTGGTGAGTATTTTTCAAATATGACGCTTCCGCTGGCGTTACTCTGTGTGGGTGGTTCAATTAACCTTAAAACACTTAAAGATAGTAGCCGGTTAGCACTGGGAGCCACTTCGCTAAAGCTAGTTGGATTACCACTACTATTTACATTAGGCGCATACCTAGCTGGGTTTGAGGGGGTAGCATTGGGTACTTTATTTTTGATGTTCGCAAGCCCCACTGCTACCGCTAGTTTTGTGATGGCTAAGGCCATGAGGGGCAATGCAGAGCTGGCGGCGACGATTATTGCGTTATCAACGGTGCTCTCGCTATTAACCGTTAGCACCGGGATATTCTTACTACGAGCGTTGGGTGTTGCTTAG
- a CDS encoding DNA alkylation repair protein has translation MPEPLKNAYNQDYIERLASSIQASWPAFDKQLFVSRVMDSEWEDKELKARMKHISAMMHECLSLPFDRAIAVLLEVSQGFGGFEGMFFPDYVEQFGVDDWELSVLALETLTQYSSSEFAVRPMIIRDPSRMMEVMLGWASHENYHVRRLASEGCRPRLPWAMALPEFKQDPRLILPILNKLKQDESLYVRRSVANNLNDIAKDNPDVVLKWCCDHIGQHPDTDWIIKHGCRTLLKQATPEAMALFGYADATSVNVTDLLISNDKLSIGDDLRFGFTVSTQREALSKLRIEYIVDYVKANGRRSPKVFQVSESDFNQREVAFERKHSFRQMTTRKHYPGVHQLSIRVNGEIKATLEFDLY, from the coding sequence ATGCCCGAACCACTAAAAAACGCATATAATCAAGACTATATCGAGCGGTTAGCCAGCAGTATTCAGGCATCATGGCCTGCTTTTGATAAACAGCTATTTGTCTCTCGTGTTATGGATAGCGAGTGGGAAGACAAAGAGTTGAAGGCCCGTATGAAACATATTTCTGCGATGATGCATGAGTGTCTGTCGTTGCCGTTTGATAGGGCTATAGCTGTGCTGCTAGAGGTTAGTCAGGGGTTCGGCGGGTTTGAAGGGATGTTCTTTCCTGATTATGTCGAACAGTTTGGTGTAGATGACTGGGAGTTGTCGGTCTTAGCATTAGAAACGTTAACGCAGTATTCGAGTTCAGAGTTTGCGGTCAGGCCGATGATTATTCGCGACCCTTCAAGGATGATGGAGGTTATGCTGGGCTGGGCGTCTCATGAAAACTATCATGTTCGACGTCTGGCGAGTGAAGGTTGTAGACCTCGATTACCCTGGGCGATGGCGCTTCCTGAGTTCAAACAAGACCCTCGGTTAATATTGCCTATTCTAAATAAACTAAAGCAAGACGAATCACTCTATGTAAGGCGTTCGGTGGCTAATAATCTGAATGATATAGCCAAAGACAACCCAGACGTAGTGTTGAAATGGTGCTGCGATCATATAGGGCAACATCCCGATACTGATTGGATTATCAAACATGGATGTAGGACGTTATTAAAGCAGGCAACCCCTGAGGCAATGGCACTGTTTGGTTATGCAGACGCCACGTCGGTTAACGTGACTGATTTGCTTATCAGCAATGATAAGCTCTCGATTGGTGATGATCTAAGGTTCGGTTTTACAGTATCAACTCAACGAGAGGCTTTATCCAAATTACGAATCGAGTACATCGTTGATTATGTGAAAGCAAATGGACGTCGCTCGCCTAAAGTCTTTCAAGTATCGGAGTCAGACTTTAATCAGCGTGAGGTAGCCTTTGAGCGAAAGCATTCGTTTCGACAGATGACGACCCGTAAGCATTATCCAGGGGTGCACCAGTTATCTATTCGAGTAAATGGAGAGATAAAAGCAACGCTTGAATTTGATCTATATTAG
- a CDS encoding PqiC family protein, whose protein sequence is MKRLQAIGLMITVTLLMGCAAPKPSAESEFYLLSAPPLPHRQIDLSADLIAVGPVTVADYLKRSSIVTSRSANHYDISKLDQWGGGLEGEIKLALLKNLSSLSADKTYVQYSGLANSAAAYNLRVDVLRFDATLDGQARLEASWAWMDKGRKVVSAGLFSKSLPAGSTIEQSVAVQSELLKQLSEEALAEL, encoded by the coding sequence ATGAAACGATTACAAGCGATTGGGTTAATGATAACGGTGACCTTGTTAATGGGGTGTGCGGCTCCCAAACCTTCAGCAGAAAGTGAGTTCTACTTATTATCTGCTCCCCCATTACCGCATCGCCAGATAGACCTAAGTGCAGATTTGATTGCGGTGGGCCCCGTGACGGTTGCCGACTATCTAAAGCGCAGCTCCATTGTGACGTCACGCTCTGCTAACCACTATGATATCTCTAAGCTTGATCAGTGGGGGGGAGGGTTAGAAGGTGAAATTAAACTTGCGTTGCTAAAAAACCTGTCTTCATTAAGTGCAGACAAAACCTATGTACAGTACTCGGGGCTAGCAAACTCGGCAGCTGCCTATAACCTTAGAGTTGATGTGCTGAGGTTTGATGCAACGCTAGATGGGCAGGCAAGACTTGAGGCCTCATGGGCGTGGATGGATAAAGGGCGCAAGGTAGTCTCTGCGGGGCTGTTTTCAAAAAGCCTTCCAGCGGGCAGTACAATAGAACAATCAGTTGCTGTGCAAAGTGAATTACTCAAACAGCTCTCTGAAGAGGCTTTAGCCGAGTTGTAG
- a CDS encoding ABC transporter ATP-binding protein, whose product MMTQAQAHIRVRDLTLRYGEKLIQQNLNFDVNNNDIFIIMGGSGCGKSTLLKHMIGLYQPAEGQIWVNNDSLWQVSESKRQRMMQHFGVSYQAGALVSSLTLAENVGMPLELYTKLSPKEVAELASLKLSMVGLAGFEAYYPAEISGGMLKRAALARAIALDPEILFFDEPSAGLDPLSARLLDDLILELSDSMKSTIVMVTHELASIFSIGNNSVFLDTETQTMLATGNPNLLLTDCENPKVQQFLRRGEVMNA is encoded by the coding sequence ATGATGACGCAAGCACAAGCACATATTCGTGTTCGCGACCTTACCCTAAGGTACGGCGAAAAATTGATTCAGCAAAACCTCAATTTTGATGTTAATAACAATGATATCTTCATTATTATGGGTGGCAGTGGCTGCGGGAAAAGTACGCTACTAAAACATATGATCGGCCTATATCAACCGGCAGAAGGGCAGATATGGGTGAATAATGATAGCTTGTGGCAGGTTTCAGAGTCCAAGCGCCAACGCATGATGCAACACTTTGGTGTCTCATACCAAGCTGGGGCGCTTGTGAGCTCGTTAACCCTAGCCGAAAATGTAGGCATGCCTCTTGAGTTATACACCAAGCTTTCACCTAAAGAGGTGGCAGAGCTTGCTAGTTTAAAGCTTTCTATGGTCGGGTTGGCCGGTTTTGAGGCCTATTACCCTGCTGAAATCAGTGGTGGAATGCTTAAAAGAGCCGCACTGGCGCGAGCTATTGCACTAGACCCTGAGATTCTTTTTTTTGATGAACCGTCAGCAGGTCTTGACCCGTTGAGTGCAAGGTTATTGGATGACCTTATTCTGGAACTCAGTGACTCGATGAAGTCTACTATCGTAATGGTCACCCATGAGCTGGCGAGTATATTCTCAATCGGTAACAACTCTGTGTTTTTGGATACAGAGACACAAACGATGCTGGCAACCGGCAACCCAAATTTACTGTTAACGGATTGCGAAAATCCAAAAGTACAGCAGTTTTTGCGTCGAGGAGAGGTGATGAATGCGTAA